The proteins below are encoded in one region of Ferruginibacter lapsinanis:
- the pelA gene encoding pectate lyase — translation MKKTFWLLLLSVYALHSFAQTEDRIITEIDTMPFQNSAHHWYDIFEPQNIFNPILNQPRFDPSEITAIADNIILYQKDNGGWPKNYDMRAILTSEQKKLIRSKKNITNTTFDNSTTYSHVDCLANVYRATKNKKYKAACLKGLDFILSAQYTNGGWPQYFPLEDNYSNCITYNDDVMTGILSVFNNIINNAPAYSFLDARRRKKIKIAFDKGMHCVLATQINDNNKLTGWCQQYDPVTLAPAWARKFEPPSICNRESATLVLFLMTINNPSKELIDAIQGAVRWFNDSKILYTRVKTITAPTIVYKVRKSSTDKIVVTDSAAPPIWARYYELKTERPLFCNRDGKVVYTLAEVERERRDGYGWYVYDPKLVLNKYPEWQKKYAPDNDVLAPRSKEM, via the coding sequence ATGAAAAAAACTTTCTGGTTACTCTTGCTGTCAGTATATGCACTGCATTCCTTCGCACAAACGGAAGACCGTATCATTACAGAAATAGATACAATGCCGTTTCAAAACAGTGCACATCATTGGTATGATATTTTCGAACCACAGAACATCTTCAACCCAATACTCAACCAACCTCGTTTTGATCCTTCGGAGATAACTGCTATTGCAGACAATATTATTTTGTACCAGAAAGACAATGGCGGATGGCCTAAAAATTATGACATGCGTGCCATCTTAACCAGTGAACAAAAAAAGTTGATACGCAGTAAAAAGAATATAACTAATACAACGTTCGACAATAGTACCACCTACTCCCATGTTGATTGTCTGGCTAATGTATATAGAGCCACTAAAAATAAAAAATACAAAGCAGCTTGTTTAAAAGGATTAGATTTTATTCTCTCCGCACAATATACAAATGGCGGATGGCCCCAATATTTTCCGCTTGAAGACAATTACAGCAATTGCATCACCTATAATGATGATGTGATGACGGGAATATTATCTGTATTCAATAATATTATCAATAATGCCCCTGCCTATTCTTTTCTGGATGCAAGAAGACGTAAAAAAATAAAAATAGCTTTTGACAAAGGAATGCACTGCGTATTAGCTACACAGATAAATGACAACAACAAACTTACCGGCTGGTGTCAGCAATATGATCCTGTGACCTTAGCTCCTGCATGGGCACGAAAATTTGAACCACCAAGTATCTGTAACAGAGAGAGTGCTACATTAGTACTTTTCTTAATGACGATCAACAACCCGTCAAAAGAACTGATAGATGCTATACAGGGAGCTGTTCGATGGTTTAATGATTCTAAAATTTTATATACCCGTGTCAAAACTATTACTGCTCCAACAATAGTATATAAGGTAAGAAAAAGCAGTACTGATAAAATTGTGGTCACAGATTCTGCGGCTCCTCCTATTTGGGCACGTTATTATGAATTAAAAACAGAAAGACCTCTGTTCTGCAACAGAGATGGTAAAGTGGTATATACCTTAGCAGAGGTAGAAAGAGAAAGACGGGATGGGTATGGCTGGTATGTATATGACCCTAAACTTGTTTTGAATAAATATCCGGAATGGCAAAAAAAATATGCACCGGATAATGACGTCCTGGCTCCTCGAAGCAAAGAGATGTAG
- a CDS encoding peptidase domain-containing ABC transporter, producing the protein MEKRSALNRFWQLINTDKSDLIAIYFYAILSGLVQLSVPVGVQSIIGFVLGASMVTSIYVLLILVVLGVFIVGVLQINQMRIIEKIQQKIFTRYAFNFTDKIPKFDLYKTDNYYLPEKVNRFFDTLSLQKGISKLLLEIPTAIIQILFGLILLALYHPLFIAFGFILLLTLWMILKLTSNNGLKTSLQESTYKYELVSWLQEMARTVRSFKFSQDAHLDVSKTDKLVVGYLSSRTDHFKVLLFQYKTLVGFKVLITAILLSAGVYLLVNQKLNIGEFIAAEIVILTIISATEKIIKSLDSVYDVMTGMEKLDSVTENYSEQDGSMELTAENIGLELIDFNLKYPDGNTVLKNINLKIKPNSSIAIMGDEGSGKTTLLKVLSGSYKEYDGIFLINNISINNYQLASLRKKIGFYFNHQEIFTGTVLENISMGRADITPEKIIMVAKKVGFEQFLQNLPLGFETVIDINGKRLPNSITKKILLLRALCHHPYLIIVDDPCQGLENHNKDVLNDYLLSKPNNATIIVTTSDMSFAKKCDQIIVLNNGEIKILNNN; encoded by the coding sequence ATGGAAAAAAGAAGTGCCCTTAATAGGTTTTGGCAACTCATAAATACAGATAAAAGCGATCTGATAGCGATTTATTTTTATGCTATCTTAAGCGGTTTGGTACAGCTAAGTGTGCCGGTTGGAGTACAATCAATCATTGGTTTTGTCCTTGGAGCTTCGATGGTTACTTCCATCTATGTTTTATTGATACTGGTAGTATTGGGGGTATTTATAGTAGGCGTTTTACAGATAAACCAAATGCGAATCATTGAAAAAATACAACAAAAAATATTCACTCGTTATGCCTTTAACTTTACAGATAAGATACCCAAATTCGACCTCTACAAAACTGACAATTATTACCTGCCTGAAAAAGTAAATCGTTTTTTCGATACACTTAGTTTACAAAAAGGCATTTCAAAGTTATTATTGGAAATACCTACTGCCATTATACAAATCTTATTTGGACTAATTCTTCTGGCCCTCTACCATCCCCTATTCATAGCCTTCGGATTTATTTTATTGTTAACCCTGTGGATGATCTTGAAATTGACCAGCAATAATGGATTAAAGACCAGTCTACAGGAAAGTACCTATAAATATGAACTAGTATCATGGTTACAGGAAATGGCTAGAACAGTAAGATCATTTAAATTCAGTCAGGATGCACATCTTGATGTAAGCAAAACAGATAAATTGGTCGTTGGATACCTAAGTTCAAGAACCGATCACTTTAAAGTTTTATTGTTTCAGTATAAGACCTTGGTTGGCTTCAAAGTATTAATTACAGCCATATTATTATCTGCGGGTGTATATCTTTTAGTGAATCAGAAATTAAATATCGGAGAATTTATTGCCGCAGAAATTGTCATTCTCACAATCATCAGTGCAACAGAAAAAATAATAAAAAGCCTGGACAGTGTGTATGATGTAATGACAGGAATGGAAAAACTTGATAGTGTTACCGAGAACTATTCCGAACAAGATGGAAGTATGGAGTTAACAGCAGAAAATATCGGTTTAGAATTGATAGATTTTAACCTGAAATATCCGGATGGAAACACAGTATTGAAAAATATAAATCTTAAAATAAAACCTAATAGTTCTATCGCAATCATGGGAGATGAAGGATCAGGAAAAACAACATTACTGAAGGTATTGAGTGGCAGTTATAAAGAGTACGATGGCATTTTTTTAATTAACAATATCTCTATAAACAATTATCAATTGGCTTCACTAAGAAAAAAAATAGGCTTTTATTTTAATCATCAGGAAATATTTACGGGCACAGTACTGGAAAACATTAGCATGGGAAGAGCAGATATTACTCCTGAAAAAATAATTATGGTGGCTAAAAAAGTAGGCTTTGAACAATTTCTACAGAATCTTCCTTTAGGTTTTGAAACAGTGATCGACATTAATGGTAAACGACTCCCCAATAGCATCACAAAAAAAATATTATTGCTAAGAGCTTTATGTCACCATCCGTATTTAATAATTGTAGATGACCCTTGTCAGGGGTTAGAAAATCACAATAAAGATGTATTGAATGATTATCTCTTGAGCAAACCGAATAATGCTACCATTATTGTTACCACCAGCGATATGAGCTTTGCTAAAAAATGTGATCAAATAATTGTATTAAATAATGGCGAAATAAAAATATTGAACAACAATTAA
- a CDS encoding ester cyclase, translated as MSTNEVLKLNDQIIDAWNMHNDEKFINLCDENVIWKVSRNKETYRGKKEVRAYFNNWNTAFPDVKLKVISRVITDDAITVEYEITGKHDGNLHFSDDMPEIPPTHRKLDSFGCYVAKVKNGKVFETHLYPDRLGLVEQLGLEDRLMHQHN; from the coding sequence ATGAGTACGAATGAAGTTCTGAAATTGAACGACCAGATCATTGATGCATGGAACATGCATAATGACGAAAAATTCATCAACCTGTGTGATGAAAATGTTATTTGGAAAGTCAGCAGAAACAAAGAGACCTATCGAGGGAAAAAAGAAGTTAGAGCATATTTCAACAATTGGAATACAGCATTTCCAGATGTAAAACTGAAGGTAATTTCAAGAGTTATTACAGATGATGCCATCACTGTTGAATATGAAATCACCGGCAAACATGATGGCAATTTGCACTTCAGCGATGATATGCCCGAAATTCCACCAACACACAGAAAGCTTGACAGTTTTGGTTGCTATGTTGCCAAAGTAAAAAACGGAAAGGTATTTGAAACACATTTGTATCCGGATCGACTGGGATTAGTAGAACAACTTGGTCTCGAAGATCGATTAATGCACCAGCATAACTAA
- a CDS encoding NAD(P)-dependent oxidoreductase → MLTIGLIKEGKIPADNRVALTPAQCKWIQQHFPHVKIIVQQCDHRCFTNKEYERAGISLLQDVSDCDILLGIKEVPVEQLIADKTYLFFSHTKKLQPNNQQLFKTIINKKITLIDYECLEHDDGQRIIGFGFFAGVVGAHNGMMAYGNRTGYFKLGRVFESKDYRQLIHTYFGVRLPNVKVAVTGSGRVAHGVVEVMNLMGVTEVEPDEYLEKKFTYPVYVLLKGADLYTHRESKTYGRNDFHQYPEMYRSRFLPYTRCTDILMNGVYWSEHAPRLFEVNDIDDSFSIETIADITDDLNGSVPINLGDQSITDPVYGVDRITHKKTAPYLKSSIDVMAVGNLPNELPRDASRYFGEQLIKFVLEDLIKGGSAIIDKATLVKKGQITTTYLYMKEYGGL, encoded by the coding sequence ATGCTTACCATTGGTTTAATAAAAGAAGGAAAAATACCTGCAGATAATCGGGTTGCACTTACCCCTGCACAGTGTAAATGGATACAGCAGCACTTTCCGCATGTGAAAATAATAGTACAGCAATGCGATCACAGATGTTTTACCAATAAAGAATATGAAAGAGCTGGTATTTCATTGCTACAGGATGTGTCGGATTGTGATATTTTATTAGGTATTAAAGAAGTGCCTGTTGAACAATTGATCGCAGATAAGACCTACCTTTTCTTTTCACATACAAAAAAATTACAGCCCAATAATCAACAGCTATTTAAAACGATCATCAATAAAAAAATAACTTTAATAGATTACGAATGTCTTGAACATGATGATGGACAGCGTATCATTGGTTTTGGTTTTTTTGCCGGCGTGGTAGGCGCTCATAATGGCATGATGGCTTACGGAAATCGTACCGGTTATTTCAAGCTGGGCAGAGTGTTTGAAAGTAAAGATTATCGTCAGTTGATACATACTTATTTTGGAGTAAGATTACCGAATGTCAAAGTGGCTGTAACCGGTAGTGGAAGAGTTGCGCATGGTGTAGTGGAAGTGATGAATTTAATGGGGGTCACAGAGGTGGAGCCGGACGAATACCTGGAGAAGAAATTTACTTACCCGGTGTATGTATTGTTGAAGGGGGCAGACCTATATACACATAGAGAATCTAAAACGTATGGCAGGAATGACTTTCATCAGTATCCTGAAATGTATCGCAGCAGATTTTTGCCTTATACAAGATGTACAGATATTTTAATGAATGGTGTTTACTGGAGTGAACATGCTCCTCGTTTGTTTGAGGTAAATGATATTGACGATTCTTTTTCAATTGAAACCATTGCAGATATTACAGATGACCTGAATGGTTCTGTTCCAATTAATTTAGGAGATCAAAGTATTACAGACCCTGTGTATGGGGTAGATAGAATTACTCATAAAAAAACGGCGCCTTATTTAAAGTCTTCAATAGATGTGATGGCTGTTGGAAATTTACCAAATGAATTACCCAGAGATGCCAGTCGATATTTTGGTGAGCAACTGATAAAATTTGTGCTGGAAGATCTGATCAAAGGAGGCAGCGCAATCATTGATAAAGCTACATTGGTTAAAAAGGGGCAAATAACTACAACATATCTGTACATGAAAGAATATGGAGGGTTATAA
- a CDS encoding YybH family protein: MIRTYFFFASICFSCCILSCNADHTDKTTTAILDKQWAKTFLDSINTKFSKEIAAGDSTALAAHYWPDAELMLDYSEAVKGHDILHTWGAAINMGIKEMTFATTDITGSPTFIIETGNYEMKDAEKALIDRGKYVVVWEKRNGEWKLYRDIGCTSMSPSK; the protein is encoded by the coding sequence ATGATAAGGACTTATTTTTTCTTCGCATCAATATGTTTCAGTTGTTGCATACTTTCCTGTAACGCTGATCATACAGACAAAACCACAACTGCAATTTTAGATAAGCAATGGGCAAAAACATTTCTGGACAGCATTAATACAAAATTTTCTAAAGAGATTGCCGCAGGCGATTCTACAGCGTTAGCAGCTCACTATTGGCCCGATGCAGAATTAATGTTGGATTACAGTGAAGCTGTTAAAGGGCACGATATCCTTCATACATGGGGTGCTGCTATAAATATGGGGATCAAAGAAATGACCTTCGCTACTACTGACATTACAGGAAGCCCTACATTTATTATTGAAACAGGCAATTATGAAATGAAAGATGCAGAGAAAGCGCTAATCGACAGAGGCAAATATGTAGTGGTTTGGGAAAAAAGAAACGGTGAATGGAAATTATACCGTGATATTGGATGCACCAGTATGTCGCCATCAAAATAA
- a CDS encoding tRNA1(Val) (adenine(37)-N6)-methyltransferase, with the protein MSNNYFQFKQFTIHQDKCAMKVCTDACLFGGYIADRISKKEVQPGSSLDIGSGTGLLSILLAQKCNTTIDAIEIDQDAYQQAKENFTNTPWCNRLQIHCTDALQFQAEKKYDFIFSNPPFFGNDLRSDNQQINAAKHDTTLTLDQLIQIVDINLSSEGSFAILLPYHRSEYFIGQAKKTGFHLQEKISVQQTPSHDFFRSMLFFSRSEREFISAELSIKNSNNEYTENFVELLKDYYLYL; encoded by the coding sequence GTGTCTAACAATTATTTCCAATTCAAACAATTCACCATCCATCAGGATAAATGTGCCATGAAAGTGTGTACGGATGCTTGTTTATTCGGGGGATATATTGCAGACAGGATCTCGAAAAAAGAAGTTCAACCGGGAAGTAGTCTGGATATTGGATCTGGCACTGGTTTATTAAGCATACTGCTGGCACAAAAGTGCAACACCACTATTGATGCTATTGAAATAGATCAGGACGCTTACCAGCAGGCAAAAGAAAATTTCACCAATACACCCTGGTGTAATCGTTTACAGATACACTGTACAGATGCATTACAATTTCAAGCAGAAAAGAAATACGATTTTATTTTCTCCAACCCTCCTTTTTTCGGCAATGATCTAAGGTCCGATAATCAACAAATAAATGCGGCCAAACATGATACAACGCTAACGTTGGATCAACTCATACAAATCGTTGATATCAATTTATCCTCGGAAGGATCATTTGCCATCCTGCTACCCTATCATCGTTCGGAATATTTTATCGGCCAGGCAAAAAAAACAGGCTTTCATTTACAGGAAAAAATATCTGTACAGCAAACGCCATCACATGACTTCTTCAGAAGTATGTTATTCTTTTCAAGAAGTGAGCGAGAATTTATATCTGCAGAATTATCTATAAAGAACAGCAACAACGAGTACACAGAAAATTTTGTTGAACTATTAAAAGATTATTACCTCTATTTATAA
- a CDS encoding ABC transporter permease yields the protein MRKSLNILRNSLRLTFQELKVNKLRTALSLTGVAFGIFCIIGVLATVGSLERNIQDQVKSLGSNTIYIDKWEYGGGADKPFWKFRARPAMKYEEVALLKERSQLLKDVGYLMRSSGNISYKDDVIQNASVYGIIEAQMTIQPLSFEIGRFISQAEFNSGSPVGLIGFDNAEKLYGEASRSLGKTFEIKGKKVTIVGVIKKEGKNFIGWDYDNCVMMPYKFCKQIIQDNFANPVLIAAGKDGVPTAALSDELKGAMRQIRRLSPTQEDNFSLNSVEAFSEAITGLFKTVNIVGGLIGIISLIVGMFGIANIMFVTVKERTSVIGLKKAIGAKSSSILFEFLMEATILCLLGGVIGLFFVYILSLVLSGPLNFPVYISIPLLFTTFIICLIVGIAAGIFPASRAAKMDPVEAIRSK from the coding sequence ATGCGTAAATCGCTTAATATACTTCGTAATTCGCTCAGACTTACTTTTCAGGAACTTAAAGTTAATAAACTACGTACGGCATTGAGTTTGACCGGCGTGGCATTTGGCATCTTCTGTATCATTGGCGTATTGGCTACCGTAGGTAGTTTAGAACGTAATATACAGGACCAGGTAAAAAGTCTGGGCAGCAACACGATATATATTGATAAATGGGAATATGGTGGTGGTGCAGACAAACCCTTCTGGAAATTCAGGGCAAGGCCTGCTATGAAATACGAAGAAGTGGCATTACTCAAAGAACGGTCGCAATTACTGAAAGATGTGGGGTACCTGATGAGATCCAGCGGCAATATATCTTACAAAGATGATGTGATACAAAATGCATCGGTATATGGTATTATAGAAGCGCAAATGACCATACAGCCACTTAGTTTTGAAATTGGCCGGTTTATTTCTCAGGCAGAATTCAATAGCGGCAGCCCGGTTGGTTTAATTGGTTTTGATAATGCCGAAAAATTATATGGTGAAGCCTCCAGATCATTAGGTAAAACATTCGAAATAAAAGGCAAAAAAGTAACCATTGTTGGTGTTATAAAAAAAGAAGGCAAAAATTTTATCGGCTGGGATTATGATAACTGTGTGATGATGCCTTATAAATTTTGTAAACAGATCATTCAGGATAATTTTGCTAACCCAGTCTTAATTGCCGCAGGTAAAGATGGTGTACCCACTGCCGCACTAAGCGACGAGCTAAAAGGTGCTATGCGCCAGATACGCAGGCTCAGCCCTACTCAGGAAGATAATTTTTCATTGAACAGTGTAGAAGCTTTTAGTGAAGCGATCACTGGTTTATTTAAAACTGTGAATATTGTTGGCGGTCTGATCGGTATCATTAGTTTAATAGTAGGTATGTTTGGAATTGCCAACATCATGTTTGTAACAGTAAAAGAGAGAACCAGTGTGATCGGCTTAAAAAAAGCCATCGGAGCCAAAAGCAGTAGCATCTTATTTGAGTTTTTAATGGAAGCAACCATCCTTTGTTTGTTAGGCGGTGTTATCGGTTTATTTTTTGTGTATATACTTTCGTTGGTCTTATCAGGCCCATTAAATTTCCCCGTCTATATCTCCATTCCCTTGCTATTTACCACGTTTATTATTTGTCTGATCGTAGGTATTGCGGCGGGTATCTTCCCCGCTTCTAGAGCAGCTAAAATGGATCCTGTGGAAGCAATAAGAAGCAAATAA
- a CDS encoding TetR/AcrR family transcriptional regulator, with protein MFALDFKLSFYVNEAIYLRNPESRDVGKKIVKQRIDLINELGFENFTFKKLAIEVGTTEAIICRYFENKRRLLLYIISWYWCFMDFLLDCQLQNVTDNKQKLRSIIRLLTHELPESSGGVDYNKSI; from the coding sequence ATGTTTGCTCTGGATTTTAAGTTGTCTTTTTATGTTAATGAAGCCATTTATCTGCGTAATCCTGAAAGCAGGGATGTAGGTAAGAAAATAGTAAAACAACGTATTGATCTGATAAATGAATTAGGTTTTGAAAATTTTACTTTTAAAAAATTAGCGATAGAGGTGGGAACCACAGAAGCCATCATTTGCAGATACTTCGAAAATAAACGCCGATTATTACTTTATATCATAAGCTGGTATTGGTGTTTCATGGATTTTTTACTTGATTGTCAGTTGCAAAATGTTACGGATAATAAACAAAAATTAAGATCCATTATTCGTTTACTTACACATGAATTACCTGAAAGTTCTGGTGGTGTAGATTACAATAAAAGTATCTGA
- the hscB gene encoding Fe-S protein assembly co-chaperone HscB, with product MNYFELFDIPVSLQPDKKSLPKKYFDLQKKYHPDFFSQSDEDEQSEALQKSSDINKGFKILQDLDLTIKYVLQLKGLLEEEEKYQLPPDFLMEMMELNEELSEDSEKAIRSRENDIYNEVKDIIENYNDATITTDKLLKVKEYYFKKKYLQRILDRMND from the coding sequence ATGAATTATTTTGAATTATTTGATATACCGGTAAGCCTGCAGCCAGACAAAAAAAGTTTGCCTAAAAAATATTTTGACCTGCAGAAAAAATATCATCCAGATTTTTTTTCACAATCTGATGAGGACGAGCAATCGGAAGCACTGCAAAAATCATCTGACATCAATAAAGGGTTTAAAATATTACAGGATCTTGATTTGACGATAAAATATGTACTGCAATTAAAAGGGTTATTGGAGGAAGAAGAAAAATACCAATTGCCTCCCGATTTTTTAATGGAGATGATGGAATTGAATGAAGAACTCTCAGAAGACTCTGAAAAAGCTATAAGATCCAGAGAAAACGATATTTATAACGAAGTAAAGGATATCATTGAAAATTACAACGATGCCACTATTACTACAGATAAGCTGTTGAAAGTAAAAGAATACTACTTTAAGAAAAAATACTTACAGCGTATTTTGGACAGAATGAATGATTAA
- the tsaD gene encoding tRNA (adenosine(37)-N6)-threonylcarbamoyltransferase complex transferase subunit TsaD, protein MDITILAIESSCDETSASVCRNGKILSNFIANQTVHEKYGGVVPELASRAHLQNIVPVVDAALKTANCNLESIDAIAFTQAPGLIGSLLVGTQFAKSLALALDKPLIAVHHMQAHVIANLIAEERPAFPFLCLTVSGGHTQIVFCESPVKMKVIGETIDDAAGEAFDKTAKLLGLPYPGGPLIDKYAANGNAQRFKFPEPQIPGLNFSFSGLKTSILYFLQNAGTTNVYKEEFKVTEEERKKFIEENLPDICASVQDRIISILLNKVKKAAKETGVKDVCIAGGVSANSGLRKALKETGVKMGWRTFIPSFEYCTDNAAMIAITAYYKYMENDFADLSVSPSARAEW, encoded by the coding sequence ATGGACATTACTATTTTAGCTATCGAATCCAGCTGCGATGAAACATCTGCATCGGTTTGCCGCAACGGCAAGATATTATCAAATTTTATTGCCAATCAAACGGTACATGAAAAATATGGTGGTGTTGTACCGGAATTAGCCAGCAGGGCTCATTTACAAAATATTGTACCTGTGGTTGATGCTGCATTAAAAACTGCCAACTGCAACTTAGAATCAATTGATGCCATAGCGTTTACACAAGCTCCCGGCTTGATCGGCTCTTTGCTGGTAGGAACACAGTTCGCCAAATCATTGGCATTGGCATTAGATAAACCGTTGATTGCTGTACACCATATGCAGGCACATGTAATTGCCAATTTAATTGCTGAAGAGAGACCTGCATTCCCATTTCTGTGCCTCACTGTAAGTGGCGGGCATACACAGATCGTTTTTTGTGAGTCTCCGGTAAAAATGAAAGTGATCGGCGAAACGATTGACGATGCCGCAGGAGAAGCCTTTGATAAAACAGCCAAATTATTAGGCCTACCCTACCCCGGTGGCCCTTTAATAGATAAATACGCTGCTAACGGAAATGCACAACGTTTTAAATTTCCGGAGCCACAGATACCTGGATTAAATTTCAGTTTCAGTGGATTAAAAACATCTATTTTATATTTTTTACAAAATGCCGGCACAACCAATGTATACAAAGAAGAGTTTAAAGTAACTGAAGAAGAAAGAAAAAAATTCATTGAAGAAAACCTGCCGGATATCTGTGCCAGCGTACAGGATAGGATCATCAGTATCTTACTGAATAAAGTAAAAAAAGCAGCAAAGGAAACAGGTGTAAAAGATGTATGCATTGCCGGTGGTGTTAGTGCTAACAGTGGTTTGCGTAAGGCTTTAAAAGAAACTGGCGTAAAGATGGGCTGGCGTACTTTCATTCCTTCATTCGAATATTGCACCGATAATGCAGCGATGATAGCCATCACCGCCTATTATAAATACATGGAAAACGATTTTGCTGATCTGAGTGTTTCTCCGAGTGCAAGAGCGGAATGGTGA